The Verrucomicrobiia bacterium sequence TTTACGTCACGCCACGAGGAGCCGGTGTGGGTTACGTGGGTGGCTGTGTACCGAAGCTCGGCGGTATTGCGCTCTCCGTCGCGCAGATGAATCGCATCAAGGAGATCAACGGTCATGATTTCGTTGCGGTTGTCGAGCCGGGTGTCATCACGGGCAAGCTCCAATCGGAGGTGGAAAAGCAGGGGTTGTATTATCCACCTGATCCAGCGAGCCGTGCGGACTGTAGCCTTGGTGGTAACATTGCGACGAATGCCGGTGGGCCGCGCTGCCTCAAATATGGTGTCACACGGGATTACGTCCTCGGTCTTCAGGTGGTGTTGGCGGATGGACGAGCCATTCGCTTGGGCAGCCGCACGCACAAGAATAAGAGCGGTTTCGATCTTTCGCGCTTCTTTGTGGGCTCGGAGGGGTTGCTCGGTGTGGTGACGGAAGCGACGTTGAAGCTCATTCCGCTGCCGCCGTTCCGTTCCTGCCTCTCGATTGGTTTCCGCTCGATGAAGGATGCGGCTAAGGGTATTCGCACGGTATTCGCTTCCGGTTTTCTGCCATCAGCTCTTGAGGTTGCTGATGCCTTTACACTCGCCGCTGCGGAGAAACGCACGGGCAGCAAGATGCTTTCTGGTTGTCGCGCGCATCTGATCATTGAGTTGGATGGTCAGGAGAAGAGCGTGCGGGGTGAAGTGAAAGCGTTGGTAAAGATTCTATCTTCGCTCAATCCGCTGTTCATCCAGCGGGCGAATGGTGCGGAAGATTGCGAAAAGATATGGCAATTGCGCCGTGAGTTTTCCTATTCACTTCGCGACACTGGCCTCACGAAGCTGAACGAAGACATCGTTGTGCCTCGTGGTGAGTTGGAGAATCTGTTCAAACTGGCTTCGGGCTTGGAGAAGAAACATGGTTGCCCAGTGGCGTGCTTCGGTCATGCAGGCGATGGCAATATC is a genomic window containing:
- a CDS encoding FAD-linked oxidase C-terminal domain-containing protein, with the protein product MKSSNSVLLRRLQAQLPAGELRLDNETCKAHSGDKWFATGMPEAVALCQSVETVSKVLAFANKHKIYVTPRGAGVGYVGGCVPKLGGIALSVAQMNRIKEINGHDFVAVVEPGVITGKLQSEVEKQGLYYPPDPASRADCSLGGNIATNAGGPRCLKYGVTRDYVLGLQVVLADGRAIRLGSRTHKNKSGFDLSRFFVGSEGLLGVVTEATLKLIPLPPFRSCLSIGFRSMKDAAKGIRTVFASGFLPSALEVADAFTLAAAEKRTGSKMLSGCRAHLIIELDGQEKSVRGEVKALVKILSSLNPLFIQRANGAEDCEKIWQLRREFSYSLRDTGLTKLNEDIVVPRGELENLFKLASGLEKKHGCPVACFGHAGDGNIHVNVMVDYNLPQANERSEAALDELFQGVLALGGVITGEHGIGLAKKPWWPLAANQDVRDLHSAVKRAMDPNGILNPGKFVE